The Actinomycetes bacterium genome contains the following window.
CGAGATGGCGAGTGAGGCCGAGATCCTCGAGGCCATGAAGCAGGTAGAAGACCCCGAGCTGGGCGTGAACGTGGTCGACCTCGGGCTGCTGTACGGGGTGGAGCAGGAGGAGGACGGCCGCAAGGTCGTGCTCGACATGACCCTCACCTCGGTCGCGTGCCCGCTCACGGACATGATCGAGGGTGCCACCAACGCGGCCCTGGTCGGCCTGGACGGCATCGAGGAGGTCGACATCAACTGGGTCTGGTCGCCGCCCTGGGGGCCGGAGCGCCTCACCGAGGACGGCGAGCTCGCGCTGCGGGCCATGGGGTTCGCGATCTAGAACAACGAGAAGGAGCATCGATGGCGCTTCCCGCGCTGGTGGAGCCGGCGGGCGAGCTCTCGCGTGACGAGGTCTTCCGCTACTCGCGCCACCTCATCATCCCCGACGTGGCCATGGACGGGCAGAAGCGGCTCAAGAACGCGAGCGTCCTGCTGGTCGGGGCCGGCGGCCTCGGCTCGCCGAACGCCATGTACCTGGCCGCGGCCGGGGTCGGCCACCTCGGCCTGGTCGACTTCGACGTGGTCGACGCGTCGAACCTGCAGCGCCAGGTGATCCACGGCACCTCCGACATCGGCCGGTCCAAGCTCGACAGCGCCAGGGACTCCATCGCCGAGATCAACCCCTACGTCAGGGTGACCCTGCACGAGACCCGGCTGACCTCCGACAACGCCCGCGAGCTGATCCGCGGCTACGACCTGGTGATCGACGGGTCGGACAACTTCCCCACCCGCTACCTGGTCAACGACGCCTGCGTGCTGGAGGGCAAGCCCTACGTCTGGGGTTCGATCTACCGCTTCGACGGGCAGGCGAGCGTGTTCTGGGCCGAGCACGGGCCGTGCTACCGCTGCCTGTACCCGGAGCCGCCCCCGCCCGGCATGGTGCCCTCGTGCGCCGAGGGCGGGGTCCTCGGGGTGCTGTGCGCCACCGTCGGCTCGATCCAGGCCAACGAGGCGATCAAGCTGCTCACCGGGATCGGCGACCCGATCGTGGGCCGGCTGGTGATCTACGACGCCCTGGAGCTGTCGTTCAAGGACATCACGGTCCGCAAGGACCCGGAGTGCGCGGTCTGCGGCAAGAACCCGACGGTCACCGAGCTGATCGACTACGAGGACTTCTGCGGCGTGGTGTCGCGCGAGGCCGAACGGGCCGCGGCCGGCTCGACCCTGACCCCGGCCGAGCTGAAGGCGGCCCTGGACGCCGGCCAGCGGATCAAGCTCATCGACGTACGCGAGCCGGCCGAGTGGCAGATCAACCGCATCGAGGGCGCCGAGCTGATCCCGCTCGGGGAGCTGCCCTCCCACCTGGCCGAGCTGCCCCAGACCGAGCAGGTGGTCGCGTACTGCAAGTCCGGCCAGCGTTCGGCCGAGGCGCTCGCGCTGCTCAAGCAGTCCGGCTTCTCGACAGCGCGGCACCTCGGCGGCGGCATCGTCGCCTGGGGACGGACGGTCGACCCGAGCATCCCGCAGTACTGACCGGCGCCGCCTGCAGCCCGCGAGGCCCGGTCACCTGCAGCGTGCGGGGCCCGGCCGCCTGCAGCGTGCGGGGCCCGGCCGCCTGCAGCGCGAGGCCCGACGGCCGGATCCGGTCGTCGGGACGGGCTGAGCGCGGTCGCCAGGCCGCTCGGAGCAGTTCCTCGCCAGGCGGCTCCGAGTAGTTCCTTGCCAGGTGCCAGGCCGTTCGGAGTAGTTCCTTCGATCTCATTCTGGCAACAATGCATACCAAACTCCCTGAACCGACGGAAGCGACTTGAGCCGAGCGGGCTTCCTGTCGATGATGCCCGGGCAGGCCCCGCAGCGGTCGGGGCAAGGCTCCGACGCTTGAGGGGAAGCCCGCCATGCGCATGCAGTTCCGGTCCCTGCTCGCCGCCGTCCTGCTCGCCGCCCTCCTGCCCGCTGGTGCCGCAGCGGCCCGCCCCGCCGCCCCACCCCAGGCGGGCGCCGCGGCGGCCGGCGCCGCCCAGGCGGCCGTCCCCGCCGGGACCACCCAGGGCAGAGCCACGGGCCGGCCCGCCTTCGTGCCCGGCCGGGTCCTTGTCGGCTTCCGGCCCGGGGTCACCACGGCGCGGCGCGGCGCCCTGCTCCGCGCGGTCGGCGCCCACCTCGCCGCCGGCCGCGGCGAGGTGCAGATCGGCACCCTGGCCCGCACCGCCGACGTGCCCGCGGCC
Protein-coding sequences here:
- a CDS encoding metal-sulfur cluster assembly factor, whose product is MASEAEILEAMKQVEDPELGVNVVDLGLLYGVEQEEDGRKVVLDMTLTSVACPLTDMIEGATNAALVGLDGIEEVDINWVWSPPWGPERLTEDGELALRAMGFAI
- the moeZ gene encoding adenylyltransferase/sulfurtransferase MoeZ, with amino-acid sequence MALPALVEPAGELSRDEVFRYSRHLIIPDVAMDGQKRLKNASVLLVGAGGLGSPNAMYLAAAGVGHLGLVDFDVVDASNLQRQVIHGTSDIGRSKLDSARDSIAEINPYVRVTLHETRLTSDNARELIRGYDLVIDGSDNFPTRYLVNDACVLEGKPYVWGSIYRFDGQASVFWAEHGPCYRCLYPEPPPPGMVPSCAEGGVLGVLCATVGSIQANEAIKLLTGIGDPIVGRLVIYDALELSFKDITVRKDPECAVCGKNPTVTELIDYEDFCGVVSREAERAAAGSTLTPAELKAALDAGQRIKLIDVREPAEWQINRIEGAELIPLGELPSHLAELPQTEQVVAYCKSGQRSAEALALLKQSGFSTARHLGGGIVAWGRTVDPSIPQY